One part of the Janthinobacterium sp. 17J80-10 genome encodes these proteins:
- a CDS encoding hybrid sensor histidine kinase/response regulator has translation MMTKPSIRRSLITQSFLQVLLVLSLFAGSIYILVIMPVIGELAQAQMGQAGQHLQGRVDRLLKTVETTLNTSRQWGEQGSLDHDELLRFNEFFFPVISSHSEISSVIMAHESGREILLLQTNEGRWINRISDPERWGKQTYWITWRDRSTIESVEMRERDYDARTRPWFKAAMAQPHDKDIAWTEPYIFFTTGEPGITAASRWTTSNGSRIILAHDVKLLDLSRFTSRQTAGQSGIASLLSAEGKLLAVPRDRRFENDENIKQAVLQDAARSGVPALSAAIGPWQARGKASHLFSEFSLDGRKWFSLFQQIQLGSHPVWLATIAPRSDFIPGEIEDFALLSALALFALAIGVASATRLAYHFSRSLEQLTMESARIGRLELTEPVRIDAPWQEVGELAAAQEAMRVELLAKAGELAEANNTLEGKVAARTEELSSSRAALATNLTLLQAIINTLPYPIFYKGADARFLGCNTAYENAFGVARADFLGKRVLDLEYLPAETRNSYQAEDEQLIAAIGKSSRDMQFVYADGITYDVIYSISAFAAPDGSPGGLVGLIVDISDLKKAEVAAHAAEESMRQAKELAEDATRMKSDFLANMSHEIRTPMNTITGMSHLALKTELSPRQRDYLSKIQQSAQHLLGIINDILDFSKIEAGKLAIERTPFELEKVLGNIANLVADKAAAKGLELIFEIAADVPATLVGDPLRIGQILINYANNAVKFTEHGEIVVRASMMERHAGEALLRFEVIDSGIGLTAEQKGRLFQSFQQADTSTTRKYGGTGLGLAIAKNLAELMQGEVGVTSEYGKGSTFWCTVRVGVASAPQRRPLAADIRGKRVLVVDDNQHARSVLADLLGAMGFVVAQAENGIAALDILASAARDGAPVEIVFLDWQMPGMDGIELAQRIDAEISPQPHRVMVTAYGREEVLRQANDAGINSILIKPVGASLLFDTVTQLFGADEGERRIAIPATSESGLADLAGARLLLVEDNELNQQVASELLKGEGFAVDIAGNGAIAIDMLGKGEYDLVLMDMQMPVMDGLTATRTLRADPRWRALPVVAMTANAMAGDRDACLAAGMNDHVAKPIEPRDLWAALRKWLRPRAGLGHPAMPAAAAQASTESIGLAERLAGIPELDAGAGLRRVLGKETVYLSILRKFVAGQKDAAEAVRNALAAGDAAGAERLAHTAKGVAGNIGAIRVAELAAELETALRQGQDSAAVALRLDAMGKAMTAMTNALQARLPAEHVDTATVDPARLGTILVRLAALLADDDAEAGDVLDNEAGLLRCALGPAFEDIAQAIHRFDFEIALKCLQQHSPRPAEP, from the coding sequence ATGATGACGAAACCCAGCATACGCCGCAGCCTGATCACCCAGAGCTTCCTGCAAGTGCTGCTGGTGCTGTCCCTGTTCGCTGGCAGCATTTACATCCTGGTTATCATGCCCGTTATCGGCGAGCTGGCGCAGGCGCAGATGGGCCAGGCTGGCCAGCACCTGCAAGGACGGGTCGATCGCCTGCTGAAAACGGTCGAGACGACCCTCAATACCAGCCGCCAATGGGGCGAACAGGGCAGCCTGGACCACGACGAACTGTTGCGCTTCAATGAATTCTTTTTCCCCGTAATCAGCAGCCACTCGGAAATATCCTCGGTGATCATGGCCCACGAAAGCGGGCGTGAAATCCTGCTGCTGCAGACCAACGAAGGCCGGTGGATCAACCGCATCAGTGATCCAGAGCGCTGGGGCAAGCAAACCTACTGGATCACCTGGCGCGACCGGAGCACCATCGAGTCCGTGGAAATGCGTGAACGCGACTACGATGCCCGCACCCGCCCCTGGTTCAAGGCCGCCATGGCGCAGCCGCATGACAAAGACATTGCGTGGACCGAGCCCTACATTTTCTTTACCACTGGCGAACCGGGCATCACCGCCGCCTCGCGCTGGACCACTTCTAATGGCAGTCGCATCATTCTCGCGCACGACGTCAAACTGCTCGATCTCTCGCGCTTCACCTCCCGGCAGACTGCCGGCCAAAGCGGCATTGCCAGCCTGCTGTCGGCAGAAGGCAAACTGTTGGCAGTGCCGCGCGACCGGCGTTTCGAGAACGATGAAAACATCAAGCAAGCGGTGCTGCAGGATGCCGCGCGAAGCGGCGTTCCCGCCTTGTCTGCCGCCATCGGCCCATGGCAGGCGCGGGGCAAAGCCAGTCACCTGTTCAGCGAATTCAGTCTTGACGGCCGCAAATGGTTCAGCCTGTTCCAGCAGATCCAGCTTGGCAGCCATCCGGTCTGGCTTGCGACCATCGCGCCCCGTTCCGACTTCATTCCGGGCGAAATCGAGGATTTCGCCCTCCTGAGCGCGCTTGCCCTGTTTGCCCTTGCCATCGGCGTTGCCTCTGCCACGCGCCTTGCCTACCACTTCAGCCGCTCGCTCGAACAGCTGACGATGGAAAGTGCGCGCATCGGCCGTCTCGAACTCACAGAGCCGGTGCGCATCGATGCTCCATGGCAGGAAGTCGGGGAACTGGCAGCCGCGCAGGAGGCCATGCGTGTCGAGTTGCTGGCCAAGGCAGGTGAATTGGCCGAAGCGAACAATACGCTGGAAGGCAAAGTGGCCGCGCGCACGGAAGAATTGTCCTCCAGCCGGGCGGCCCTTGCGACCAACCTGACGCTCTTGCAGGCGATCATCAACACCCTGCCCTACCCGATTTTTTACAAGGGCGCGGATGCTCGTTTCCTCGGATGCAACACGGCTTATGAAAATGCCTTCGGCGTGGCGCGCGCCGATTTCCTGGGAAAACGGGTGCTTGATCTGGAGTACCTGCCCGCCGAGACGCGCAACAGCTACCAGGCCGAAGACGAGCAGCTGATTGCCGCCATCGGCAAGAGCAGCCGCGACATGCAGTTCGTCTACGCTGACGGCATCACTTACGACGTGATTTATTCTATCTCGGCGTTCGCCGCCCCGGACGGCTCGCCGGGCGGCCTGGTCGGCCTGATCGTGGACATTTCAGATTTGAAGAAGGCAGAAGTCGCGGCCCATGCCGCCGAAGAATCGATGCGCCAGGCCAAGGAACTCGCCGAGGACGCGACGCGCATGAAGTCGGACTTTCTGGCCAATATGAGCCATGAAATCCGCACGCCGATGAATACCATCACCGGCATGAGCCACCTGGCGCTCAAAACCGAACTGAGCCCGCGCCAGCGCGATTATCTGAGCAAGATCCAGCAATCCGCCCAGCACCTGCTGGGCATCATCAACGATATCCTCGACTTTTCCAAAATCGAGGCTGGCAAACTTGCCATCGAACGCACGCCGTTCGAGCTGGAAAAAGTGCTCGGCAATATTGCCAACCTGGTCGCGGACAAGGCCGCGGCCAAAGGGCTGGAGCTGATCTTTGAAATTGCCGCGGATGTGCCGGCGACCCTGGTCGGCGACCCGCTGCGTATTGGCCAGATTCTGATCAATTACGCCAATAACGCGGTGAAATTCACCGAGCATGGCGAAATCGTCGTGCGGGCGAGCATGATGGAACGGCACGCCGGCGAGGCGCTGTTGCGCTTCGAGGTCATCGACAGCGGCATCGGCCTGACTGCCGAGCAGAAGGGGCGCCTGTTCCAGTCCTTTCAGCAGGCCGATACATCGACTACGCGCAAGTATGGCGGCACTGGCCTGGGCCTGGCCATTGCCAAGAACCTTGCCGAACTGATGCAGGGTGAGGTGGGCGTCACCAGCGAGTACGGCAAGGGCAGCACTTTCTGGTGCACCGTCCGGGTCGGCGTCGCCAGCGCGCCGCAGCGGCGTCCGCTGGCAGCTGACATTCGCGGCAAGCGGGTCCTCGTGGTCGACGATAACCAGCATGCCCGCAGCGTGCTGGCCGATTTGCTGGGCGCCATGGGCTTCGTTGTCGCGCAAGCCGAGAACGGCATCGCCGCCCTCGACATTCTGGCAAGTGCCGCGCGCGATGGCGCTCCCGTCGAAATCGTCTTCCTCGACTGGCAAATGCCGGGCATGGATGGCATCGAACTGGCGCAGCGCATCGATGCCGAAATTTCCCCGCAACCCCATCGCGTCATGGTGACGGCCTATGGCCGCGAGGAAGTCCTCCGGCAAGCCAATGACGCGGGCATCAACAGCATCCTGATCAAGCCGGTCGGCGCCTCGCTGCTGTTCGACACCGTAACCCAACTGTTCGGTGCTGACGAAGGGGAGCGCCGCATTGCGATCCCCGCAACCAGCGAAAGCGGCCTGGCAGACCTTGCCGGAGCCAGATTGCTGTTGGTAGAAGACAATGAGCTCAACCAGCAGGTAGCATCGGAGCTATTGAAGGGCGAGGGCTTTGCAGTGGATATCGCCGGCAATGGTGCCATTGCCATCGACATGCTGGGCAAGGGCGAATATGACCTGGTGCTGATGGACATGCAAATGCCGGTCATGGATGGCCTGACTGCGACGCGCACCCTGCGCGCCGACCCGCGCTGGCGCGCTTTGCCGGTGGTGGCGATGACCGCCAATGCGATGGCCGGCGACCGCGACGCCTGCCTTGCCGCGGGCATGAACGACCACGTCGCCAAGCCCATCGAACCCCGCGACCTATGGGCAGCCCTGCGCAAATGGCTGCGCCCGCGCGCCGGGCTGGGCCACCCGGCGATGCCTGCGGCTGCGGCGCAGGCATCCACCGAATCCATCGGTCTCGCCGAAAGGCTTGCCGGCATTCCGGAACTCGACGCCGGCGCCGGCCTGCGCCGCGTCCTGGGAAAGGAAACGGTGTATCTGTCGATCTTGCGCAAGTTCGTCGCTGGCCAGAAGGATGCCGCAGAAGCCGTACGCAACGCGCTTGCCGCCGGCGATGCGGCAGGCGCCGAACGGCTGGCCCATACCGCAAAAGGAGTCGCAGGCAACATCGGCGCCATCCGCGTCGCCGAACTTGCAGCAGAACTCGAAACGGCCCTGCGCCAGGGCCAGGACAGCGCAGCCGTGGCGCTGCGGCTGGACGCGATGGGCAAAGCCATGACTGCCATGACAAATGCGCTGCAAGCGCGCCTCCCGGCCGAGCATGTCGACACAGCGACAGTCGACCCGGCGCGCCTCGGAACCATCCTTGTCCGCCTGGCCGCGCTGCTGGCCGACGACGATGCGGAGGCGGGCGACGTTCTGGACAATGAAGCGGGGCTGCTGCGCTGCGCGCTCGGCCCCGCCTTCGAAGATATCGCCCAGGCCATTCACCGTTTCGATTTCGAGATTGCGCTCAAATGCCTGCAACAACATTCGCCACGGCCAGCAGAACCATGA